Proteins from a single region of Candidatus Saccharibacteria bacterium:
- a CDS encoding excinuclease ABC subunit UvrA has product MEEFIEIVGARENNLKNVSLRIPKRKITIFTGVSGSGKSSIVFDTVAAEAQRLLNENFSMFIRTFLPKVKQPEADRIENLNMPVIVDQRKLGGGSSSTVGTVTDIASILRRLFARIGQPNLEHVYLFSFNNPQGMCPECKGLGRQMALDTDAALDYSKSLNEGAIKMPDYAVDGWYWKVIVESGVFDNDKKLSDFTEAEMNELLHGKPQKVKMAGMNLTMEGIADRFAHKYIMRDLTTLSERTQKAVKPYLSMGMCTLCHGARLSQEALASKINGYNIADLSAMQVDTLIETIRAIDEPRVANLKAMLLERLEHLVDIGLDYLSLDRATDTLSGGESQRIKIVKYLNGTLSDVMYIFDEPSVGLHPRDVHRLNELLKKLRDLGNTVIVVEHDPDVIKVADHVVDVGPKAGSGGGQIMFEGSYADLLKSSTLTGTALNNELPIKTDVRTGKGALSISGATTNNLKNVSVDIPKGVLTAVTGVAGSGKSSLINQTFVRNYPDSIVIDQAPVSASSRSNVLTYTGVMDAIRKSFAKANNVDASLFSFNSKGACENCQGTGYVAVELAYVEEAKVLCEICEGKRFKEEVLGYTLNGKNITDVLDMTISDAVDFFENREVSKQLQALHDVGLDYLTLGQPLSTLSGGECQRIKLAGELHKEGSIYVLDEPTTGLHTSDIAHLLAILNRLVDSGNTVVVIEHNIDVIRQADWIIDIGPEAGSGGGEVVFEGTPSDLKKIERSITAKYI; this is encoded by the coding sequence ATGGAAGAATTTATAGAGATCGTTGGCGCGCGCGAAAACAACCTTAAAAACGTGTCGCTTCGCATACCAAAACGCAAAATTACCATCTTTACCGGTGTTTCGGGATCGGGCAAGTCTTCGATCGTATTCGATACGGTCGCCGCCGAAGCTCAGCGCCTGCTAAATGAAAACTTTAGTATGTTTATCCGCACGTTTTTACCTAAGGTAAAGCAGCCCGAGGCCGACAGAATTGAAAACCTTAATATGCCGGTTATTGTTGACCAGCGCAAACTTGGTGGTGGGTCTAGCTCGACCGTTGGCACCGTAACTGACATTGCCTCTATTTTGCGACGGCTATTTGCAAGGATTGGACAGCCAAACCTCGAACATGTCTATCTGTTTTCGTTTAACAACCCGCAGGGCATGTGCCCGGAATGTAAGGGACTTGGCCGCCAAATGGCGCTTGATACCGACGCCGCGCTCGACTATTCAAAATCGCTTAACGAAGGGGCGATAAAAATGCCCGACTATGCGGTCGACGGCTGGTACTGGAAAGTTATTGTAGAGTCTGGCGTGTTCGACAACGACAAAAAACTAAGTGACTTTACCGAAGCCGAGATGAACGAGCTGCTGCACGGCAAACCGCAAAAGGTAAAAATGGCCGGCATGAACCTAACAATGGAAGGGATCGCCGACAGATTTGCGCATAAATATATCATGCGCGATCTTACAACGCTTTCGGAGCGCACGCAAAAAGCGGTAAAACCATACCTTAGCATGGGAATGTGTACGCTTTGCCACGGCGCGCGCCTTAGCCAAGAGGCGCTTGCTAGCAAAATTAACGGTTACAATATCGCCGACCTGTCTGCCATGCAGGTAGATACACTTATCGAAACGATACGGGCAATCGATGAACCGCGCGTTGCAAATCTAAAAGCAATGCTACTTGAGCGCCTAGAGCATTTGGTGGATATCGGCCTCGATTACCTAAGCCTCGACCGCGCCACCGATACGCTTTCGGGCGGTGAATCGCAGCGTATCAAAATTGTGAAGTACCTCAACGGCACGCTTAGCGACGTTATGTATATTTTCGATGAACCAAGTGTCGGTCTGCACCCACGCGACGTTCACCGCTTAAACGAACTACTTAAAAAATTACGAGATCTAGGCAATACGGTTATTGTGGTCGAACACGACCCAGATGTTATTAAAGTTGCCGATCACGTTGTTGATGTTGGGCCAAAGGCAGGATCGGGCGGTGGGCAAATTATGTTCGAGGGAAGCTACGCCGACCTCCTAAAATCTTCGACTCTTACCGGCACAGCACTTAACAATGAACTGCCAATTAAAACAGATGTCCGCACCGGCAAAGGCGCGCTTTCTATTAGCGGCGCCACCACGAACAACCTGAAAAACGTCAGCGTTGATATTCCAAAAGGAGTTCTTACCGCCGTAACTGGCGTGGCCGGGTCGGGTAAAAGCTCGCTTATCAACCAGACTTTCGTGCGCAACTACCCAGATTCAATCGTTATCGATCAAGCGCCAGTATCCGCCTCTAGCAGGTCGAATGTTCTTACATACACCGGCGTGATGGATGCGATTCGCAAAAGTTTTGCAAAAGCAAACAATGTCGACGCAAGCCTGTTTAGCTTCAACTCTAAGGGCGCATGCGAAAACTGCCAGGGAACAGGCTATGTCGCCGTTGAGCTTGCGTATGTTGAAGAGGCAAAGGTGCTCTGCGAGATTTGCGAAGGCAAGCGATTTAAAGAAGAAGTACTCGGCTACACGCTAAACGGCAAAAATATTACCGACGTTCTGGACATGACGATTAGTGACGCCGTAGACTTTTTTGAAAACCGTGAGGTAAGCAAGCAGCTACAGGCACTTCACGATGTCGGACTCGACTACCTTACGCTCGGACAGCCGCTTAGCACGCTTTCGGGCGGTGAGTGCCAGCGTATAAAACTCGCCGGCGAGCTTCACAAAGAGGGCAGTATCTATGTGCTCGACGAGCCAACGACAGGGCTTCACACCTCTGATATCGCACACCTGCTGGCGATTTTGAACCGTCTTGTCGATAGTGGCAACACCGTGGTCGTTATCGAGCATAATATCGATGTTATTCGTCAGGCAGATTGGATTATCGACATCGGTCCCGAGGCTGGATCGGGTGGTGGAGAGGTAGTGTTTGAAGGCACGCCAAGCGACCTTAAAAAGATCGAGCGTTCAATTACCGCAAAGTATATCTAG
- a CDS encoding class I SAM-dependent RNA methyltransferase, giving the protein MKQPLIKTLTLDKIIGGGQTLGQLDYGKKALVWGGLPGEKVDILVTKKKSSFIEGIVTEVHEPSAQRVEPVDGESYLSTSPWQIMTFDAEQHYKAALIEEAFELHDIVVPEPIDVYTDGRELAYRNKIEFSWWWDKESAQLDLAFFRRGTHGKLPVDGTSLANPAINTAAHAVRDVLRARGTQAFTLKTVIIRCDQNGNTVAQLYVKDEEFAVFTEDELKSLGIAGFELIFSNPKSPASVITHRMQSWGTVTLTDTILDVPFTYAVEGFFQINIPVYEQALLDMKEWVEPSKPTVDLYSGVGTIGLTIGGDNITMVEINEHAVREMERNITALQRENAAKAILAPSEQVLENITADATIIVDPPRAGLHEDVVKKLLEAQPARIIYLSCNPVTQARDVARLAEKYGIRAHRGYNFFPRTPHIEHLIVLDLK; this is encoded by the coding sequence ATGAAACAACCACTTATTAAAACGCTCACCCTAGATAAAATCATTGGCGGCGGGCAGACCCTTGGGCAGCTCGACTACGGCAAGAAAGCCCTGGTATGGGGCGGACTACCTGGCGAGAAGGTAGATATTCTTGTTACGAAAAAGAAGTCGAGCTTTATTGAAGGTATCGTTACCGAAGTACACGAACCCAGCGCCCAGCGTGTCGAACCAGTCGACGGCGAAAGTTATCTTTCTACCAGCCCGTGGCAAATCATGACCTTTGACGCCGAGCAGCACTACAAAGCAGCGCTTATCGAGGAAGCATTTGAACTTCACGATATTGTTGTACCCGAACCTATCGATGTCTATACCGACGGCCGCGAGCTTGCCTATCGCAATAAAATCGAATTCAGCTGGTGGTGGGATAAAGAATCCGCACAGCTGGATCTTGCGTTTTTTAGGCGTGGCACGCACGGTAAACTACCGGTAGACGGCACGAGCCTAGCAAACCCTGCAATCAACACTGCTGCACATGCTGTTCGCGACGTTTTGCGCGCACGCGGCACTCAGGCATTTACGCTTAAAACCGTTATCATCCGCTGCGATCAAAACGGCAATACCGTTGCCCAACTATACGTAAAAGACGAAGAATTTGCCGTATTTACCGAAGACGAGCTAAAATCGCTGGGCATTGCAGGCTTCGAGCTTATCTTTAGCAACCCAAAAAGCCCGGCGAGCGTTATTACACACCGCATGCAAAGCTGGGGAACCGTAACGCTTACCGACACGATTTTAGATGTTCCGTTTACGTATGCCGTAGAAGGGTTTTTCCAGATTAATATCCCTGTATACGAGCAGGCGCTTCTTGATATGAAAGAGTGGGTAGAGCCAAGCAAACCAACCGTCGATTTGTATAGCGGCGTTGGCACGATTGGCCTTACGATTGGCGGCGACAATATCACTATGGTAGAAATCAACGAACACGCGGTCCGCGAAATGGAGCGTAACATTACTGCGCTGCAACGCGAAAACGCGGCAAAAGCGATTCTTGCACCAAGCGAGCAAGTACTCGAAAACATCACTGCCGACGCGACGATTATCGTGGACCCGCCACGCGCAGGCCTGCACGAAGACGTGGTTAAAAAACTACTTGAAGCGCAGCCAGCCCGAATCATCTACCTTAGCTGTAACCCGGTTACTCAGGCACGCGACGTCGCACGCCTCGCCGAAAAATACGGCATTCGCGCGCACCGTGGCTACAACTTTTTCCCGCGTACACCACATATCGAACATCTTATTGTGCTTGATTTAAAGTAA
- a CDS encoding ATP-dependent helicase yields the protein MDFTTRYNKLNPAQKQAVDHIDGPVMVIAGPGTGKTELLSMRAANILKKTDVLPSNILCLTFTESGATAMRQRLTKIIGADAYKVAIHTFHSFGTEIINQNGEFFYHGANFRAADELSSHEILRAIFDELEYSNPLASKMNGEYTHIGDTLTVISELKRSGLTSDELLAVLDANDHVIDTVEPLLAQVFAGRLSKSTVPLLIPIVDQARTCGDEITLPGISLLSRILADALEEAIAASEATNSTKPITAWRNTWMKKDEQGNFVLKSRSRSQKLRAVSYIYYQYLSRMQEAELYDFDDMILRVVHAMEVFPELRFNLQEKFQYIMVDEFQDTNMAQMRILFDLTSNEANNGRPNILVVGDDDQAIYSFQGANVGNISTFRDTFGETELITLTDNYRSSGVILEHARSVITLGQDRLENHIPELNKQLTPHRMEQGSVELVELPAINDERAWLASSIEAALKDGESAGSIAVLARRHHEIIALLPYFAEKGIRVNYERRDNLLDMDIIMLIEHVAGTLVALYEQRHADANSMLPQMLAHPAFKLDPQEIWRLSLRSQQNHQTWMEIMAVTPDLLPLHAWLVASSQMLAHTPLEQMLDVIIGSPRLTAKEPETATFISPLYEYFFNTDTIAEEPDAYLSYLEALRTIRTKLREYRPKDVPTIQSFLEFIRMHRRLGSTITSVRPRSTHATDAVTLMTAHKSKGLEFDTVYIVGAVDNAWGERVRTRSRLIGYPENLPLAPSGDTFDERLRLFFVAMTRARARLVISYSLTDSSNKSTLRGSFLTGDLWIASEPHLHSSIETLVHDAEIAWYQPLVSPIKPTMRELLAPVLENYKLSSTHLNNFLDVSRGGPEAFLMNNLLRFPQAISPSAAYGSAIHATLQQAHSHLTATGKHRPIEDILHDFEENLKAQRLDDKDFQTYSQKGSDTLSVFLDAKLKEFAPTQKTELSFANQGVFLGEAHLTGSLDLVDFNGDSIIVTDYKTGKPLRSWTGKTDYEKIKLHKYKQQLMFYNLLIKHSRDFNKYTHEKGILQFVEPTQSGEIIALEAQFSSDDLDQFALLIQKIWQHIITLDLPDTSHYEPSYKGMLQFEADLLES from the coding sequence ATGGATTTTACGACGCGCTACAACAAACTAAACCCGGCGCAAAAACAAGCAGTCGATCATATCGACGGGCCTGTTATGGTAATTGCCGGGCCAGGAACCGGCAAAACCGAGCTACTCAGCATGCGCGCGGCAAATATTCTTAAAAAAACCGACGTTCTGCCAAGTAACATTCTGTGCCTTACGTTTACCGAAAGCGGCGCAACTGCCATGCGCCAGCGTCTTACTAAAATCATTGGAGCCGACGCTTACAAAGTGGCGATCCATACATTCCACAGTTTTGGTACAGAAATCATCAATCAAAATGGCGAATTTTTTTATCACGGCGCCAATTTTAGAGCGGCCGATGAACTTAGCAGCCACGAAATACTTCGCGCGATTTTCGACGAGTTAGAGTATAGCAATCCACTCGCCAGCAAAATGAACGGCGAATATACCCATATCGGCGATACGCTCACTGTTATATCCGAGCTAAAACGAAGTGGTCTTACCAGCGACGAATTACTGGCAGTTCTTGATGCTAACGACCACGTTATCGATACGGTCGAGCCACTGCTTGCCCAGGTTTTTGCCGGCCGGCTTTCAAAAAGCACTGTGCCACTGCTTATTCCTATTGTCGACCAGGCACGTACCTGTGGCGACGAAATAACACTGCCCGGCATTTCGCTACTGTCGCGCATACTCGCCGACGCCCTCGAAGAGGCGATAGCAGCCAGCGAAGCAACCAATTCGACAAAACCAATTACCGCCTGGCGCAACACCTGGATGAAAAAAGATGAGCAGGGAAACTTTGTTCTAAAATCTCGCAGTCGCAGCCAGAAACTTCGTGCCGTTAGTTATATTTATTATCAATATCTTTCACGCATGCAAGAGGCCGAACTGTACGATTTCGACGATATGATTTTGCGCGTCGTTCATGCCATGGAGGTTTTTCCCGAGCTTCGCTTCAACCTGCAAGAAAAGTTCCAGTACATTATGGTGGACGAATTTCAGGACACCAACATGGCGCAAATGCGTATTTTGTTCGACCTTACAAGCAACGAGGCAAATAACGGAAGGCCTAATATTCTTGTTGTTGGCGACGACGACCAAGCGATTTACAGCTTTCAGGGTGCCAATGTGGGTAATATTAGCACGTTCCGTGACACCTTTGGCGAGACCGAGCTTATTACGCTTACCGATAACTACCGCTCAAGCGGCGTTATCCTTGAACATGCCCGAAGCGTTATTACGCTTGGCCAGGACCGCCTCGAAAACCATATTCCCGAACTCAACAAACAACTTACCCCACACCGCATGGAGCAGGGAAGCGTTGAGCTGGTAGAGCTACCCGCGATAAACGATGAACGAGCTTGGCTTGCTAGCAGTATCGAGGCCGCATTAAAAGATGGCGAATCCGCCGGATCGATCGCTGTTCTTGCTCGACGACATCACGAGATTATCGCACTACTGCCGTACTTTGCCGAAAAGGGGATCCGTGTCAATTACGAGCGCCGCGACAATCTGCTTGATATGGATATTATCATGCTTATCGAGCATGTCGCCGGCACGCTGGTGGCACTTTACGAACAACGCCACGCCGACGCAAACAGCATGTTGCCACAAATGCTCGCGCACCCAGCGTTTAAACTTGACCCTCAAGAGATTTGGCGGCTAAGCCTGCGCTCCCAGCAAAATCACCAAACCTGGATGGAAATTATGGCCGTCACGCCAGACCTCCTTCCGCTGCATGCATGGCTCGTAGCTTCATCGCAAATGCTCGCGCACACTCCACTCGAACAAATGCTCGATGTTATTATTGGGTCACCACGTCTTACCGCAAAAGAGCCCGAGACCGCCACGTTTATATCGCCCCTCTACGAATATTTTTTCAATACGGATACAATCGCCGAGGAGCCCGATGCCTATCTGTCGTATCTCGAAGCCCTACGAACAATTCGCACAAAGCTGCGCGAGTACCGGCCAAAAGACGTTCCAACGATTCAGTCTTTCCTTGAATTTATTCGAATGCACCGGCGCCTAGGCAGCACTATTACCAGTGTTCGCCCGCGATCGACCCACGCAACCGACGCCGTAACACTTATGACCGCTCATAAATCGAAGGGGCTCGAATTTGATACGGTGTATATCGTGGGTGCTGTCGATAACGCCTGGGGCGAGCGCGTTCGCACACGTAGCCGGCTTATTGGCTACCCCGAAAACCTTCCACTGGCACCGTCGGGCGATACGTTCGACGAGCGCCTGCGCCTGTTCTTTGTTGCCATGACACGTGCCCGCGCACGGCTTGTTATAAGCTATAGCCTTACCGACAGCAGTAATAAATCGACGCTTCGCGGTAGTTTTTTAACAGGCGACCTATGGATTGCTTCAGAGCCACATCTTCATTCGTCTATCGAAACACTCGTGCACGACGCCGAAATCGCCTGGTATCAGCCACTTGTTTCGCCGATTAAGCCCACGATGCGCGAGCTTTTGGCGCCAGTCCTCGAAAACTACAAACTTAGCAGCACCCACTTAAACAATTTTCTTGATGTGTCGCGCGGCGGACCAGAAGCGTTCCTTATGAATAATCTTTTGCGTTTTCCGCAGGCGATTAGCCCAAGCGCCGCGTACGGTTCGGCAATTCACGCTACGCTTCAGCAGGCACATTCGCATCTTACCGCCACCGGCAAACACCGGCCAATAGAAGACATTCTTCATGATTTCGAAGAGAACTTAAAAGCGCAGCGGCTCGACGACAAAGACTTCCAAACCTATTCACAAAAGGGCAGCGACACATTATCGGTGTTCCTCGATGCCAAGCTAAAAGAGTTCGCACCTACCCAAAAAACCGAGCTAAGTTTTGCAAACCAAGGCGTGTTCCTAGGCGAAGCGCACCTCACGGGCTCACTTGACCTTGTTGATTTTAACGGTGATTCGATTATCGTTACCGACTACAAAACAGGCAAACCGCTTCGTAGCTGGACCGGCAAAACCGACTACGAAAAAATTAAACTTCACAAGTA